In Desulforegula conservatrix Mb1Pa, the DNA window CGTCAGTTCAGGAAACTGACCAAGACCAAAGGGGCTTTCCCTAATCAGGACAGCCTCTTGAAACTCCTTTATATGGGTATTCAAAACGCAAGCAAAAAGTGGACTATGCCGGTAAAGAACTGGTCTCAGACACTTTCACAATTGGCAATTTATTTTGAAGGAAGACTGGATAAGGAGTTAAAACTCTGATAGGTCTTTCAAAGGTATAGATGATATCGCAGATTCGCTCCAGCAGAAGCCAGCTCCTCCGACGAGCTACACTTTGGCCCATTCTCGGAGCTGACTTCTGCTTACTCTCATCTATATGACGCTTTGGAAATCAAAAATGTGACACAGAACTTTGAATACTCCCACTATCTGTTTTTTTTCTTGCCTACATTGCACGCTTCAACATATCTGTGCAGCCTCACGTAAGGAGCATATCGTCCGTCCCAGTAATCCGAATGATGTTCCAGCCATTCCTCTATAAGCCTGATATAGTCATCTTTAACCGTTGCGCAGTCATCGGCAAACATTTTTCTGAACATTATTATCTTGCGGATGAATTCCCTGTGATCTTTCCTGTGCTGCTGGTGGTCAGGAAAATGGCATGCGACCATCCCCTTTTCTTCCTGATTAAATCTGTGTCTCACAAAATCAGTGAGATCGGAAATCATGTCATAGATTTCCTTCTGGTCACCAGACGCGTTAACAGCATCCACTATTCCATTTATTCGCTCTATGATCTGTTTCTGCTGATCATCTATTTCAGGCAGTTTTACACAAAAACGATCAGACCATTTTATTTTTACCATCATAATTTAAGAAATACCCCTTAATATACAAAATTTTAAATCTAAACATTTAGATAATAATCAAATAAATACAAAATGCAATAATGAGTATGGGATCTACGGCAATATCAAATAAACTTTGTAATAGACGCCAGAATTTTCCTCGCTTCATCAAATTTATACTCATCAATACAATTCTTGATATCATTCAGTAAACCATTAATTTCAGAACCCAGGCCATTTTTCTCAAGGAAATATGCTTTAAGATTCTGAAAAGTCTTTTCTGAATTTACAGGATCAAAATCCTGGAGCTCGCGGTCAAGAATTGGGAGAATATAATGAAGGTCGGATTCCTCGATTGAAAGGCAAGCCTCAGGTTGCTGCAGGGATGATGCTTCTTTCGTAGCCATGTTCTCAATTTCGAGCTTATGCACGGCTGAAAAAACCTCAGAAAGAGCCACATCAAGATCATCAAGAATTGAATAAGCGGCGCCTGTCTCGTTCTTTTCAAGGGCTTTTTCCATGGACATGGCAAGCTGCCTTACT includes these proteins:
- a CDS encoding bacteriohemerythrin; this translates as MMVKIKWSDRFCVKLPEIDDQQKQIIERINGIVDAVNASGDQKEIYDMISDLTDFVRHRFNQEEKGMVACHFPDHQQHRKDHREFIRKIIMFRKMFADDCATVKDDYIRLIEEWLEHHSDYWDGRYAPYVRLHRYVEACNVGKKKNR